The following coding sequences are from one Culex quinquefasciatus strain JHB chromosome 1, VPISU_Cqui_1.0_pri_paternal, whole genome shotgun sequence window:
- the LOC6041292 gene encoding UDP-N-acetylglucosamine transporter, translated as MAPKPNNSNLKYLSLVTLTLQNAILGLSMRYARTRPGDMFLSSTAVVMAEVVKLATSLVLVFLEEGKSMLRLKATLHNTIVKQPMDTLKICVPSFLYILQNNLLYVSASHLDAATYQVTYQLKILTTAVFAVIILRKRLLPTQWAALVALVIGVASVQLAQTDSSGTAASRQQQMPGEPEQNRLLGFSAALGACFLSGFAGIYFEKMLKGADISIWMRNIQLSLLSLPFGLLTCIVNDGSKLSANGFFFGYDGFITYLIILQAGGGLIVAVVVKYADNILKGFATSLAIIISCVASMYLFDFTLTMQFTVGAALVIGSIFLYGYDPSAATGKHKVIKLSPDGGQDQVRLLAEKV; from the exons ATGGCACCGA AGCCCAACAACAGCAACCTGAAATATCTGAGCCTGGTGACGCTCACCCTGCAGAATGCCATCCTCGGCCTTAGCATGCGTTACGCCCGGACCCGGCCCGGCGACATGTTTCTCAGCTCGACGGCCGTCGTAATGGCCGAGGTGGTCAAACTGGCCACCAGCCTGGTGCTGGTTTTCCTGGAGGAGGGCAAAAGCATGCTGCGGCTCAAGGCGACCCTTCACAACACGATCGTGAAGCAACCGATGGACACGCTCAAGATCTGCGTTCCGTCCTTCCTGTACATCCTGCAGAACAACCTGCTGTACGTGTCCGCTTCCCACCTGGACGCGGCCACCTACCAGGTCACGTACCAGCTGAAAATCCTGACGACGGCCGTCTTCGCCGTGATCATCCTCCGCAAGCGACTCCTCCCAACGCAGTGGGCCGCCCTCGTGGCCCTGGTCATCGGCGTGGCCAGCGTCCAACTGGCGCAAACCGACTCCAGCGGAACCGCCGCTTCCCGCCAACAACAAATGCCCGGTGAACCCGAGCAAAACCGTCTTCTCGGCTTCAGCGCCGCCCTCGGCGCCTGCTTCCTGTCTGGCTTCGCCGGAATCTACTTCGAGAAGATGCTCAAAGGCGCCGACATCTCCATCTGGATGCGCAACATCCAACTCTCGCTGCTCTCCCTCCCCTTCGGCCTGCTCACCTGCATCGTCAACGACGGCTCCAAACTCTCCGCCAACGGGTTCTTCTTCGGCTACGACGGCTTCATCACCTACCTAATCATCCTGCAGGCCGGCGGTGGCctcatcgtcgccgtcgtcgtcaagTACGCCGACAACATCCTGAAAGGATTCGCCACCTCGCTCGCCATCATCATCTCCTGCGTCGCCTCGATGTATCTGTTCGACTTTACGCTCACGATGCAGTTCACCGTCGGCGCGGCGCTCGTCATCGGGTCGATCTTCCTGTACGGGTACGATCCGAGCGCGGCCACTGGCAAGCACAAAGTGATCAAGCTCAGCCCGGATGGCGGCCAGGACCAGGTGCGGCTGCTGGCGGAGAAGGTGTGA